In a genomic window of Rhodovulum sp. P5:
- the soxB gene encoding thiosulfohydrolase SoxB: protein MISRRDFLQAAVAASAVYGASGIGNWARLAAQQALTQDQLLDFDTFGNVTLIHVTDIHAQMKPIWFREPEINLGVGAVNGKPPHVTGADFLKMFNLTPGTPEAYALTYVDFVSLAKGYGKMGGLDRVATVINAIRADRPEALLLDGGDTWHGSYTCLKTQAQDMVNVMNALKPDAMTSHWEFTLGIDRVTEIVDTLDFPFLGANIFDNEWDEPAYEPYQMFERGGAKVAVIGQAFPYMPIANPGWMFPGLSFGVREDRMREVVQEVRDAGADLVVVLSHNGFDVDRKMASQVQGIDVILTGHTHDALPEPVLVGDTMLIASGSNGKFVTRLDLDVQNGQMMGFRHKLIPIFSDVIEPDRDVATIIDAERAPFKAELEEVLGTTDSLLYRRGNFNGTWDDLICNALIEEREADIALSPGFRWGPSLVPGAPITREDLFNATSMTYPNAYRSEMTGETLHIIMEDVADNLFNPDPYYQQGGDMVRVGGMGYDIDVSKPQGSRITNMTLLKTGELIDPAKTYVVSGWASVNEGTEGPPIWQVVEDYIKRKGTVTVDPNKSVKVSGA from the coding sequence ATGATTTCCCGCAGAGACTTCCTTCAGGCCGCAGTGGCGGCCTCGGCCGTCTACGGCGCTTCGGGCATCGGCAACTGGGCCAGGCTGGCGGCGCAGCAGGCGCTGACCCAGGATCAGTTGCTGGACTTCGACACGTTCGGAAATGTGACTCTGATCCATGTCACCGACATTCATGCCCAGATGAAGCCGATCTGGTTCCGGGAGCCGGAAATCAACCTTGGCGTCGGTGCGGTGAACGGCAAGCCGCCCCACGTGACGGGGGCGGATTTCCTGAAGATGTTCAACCTCACCCCCGGCACGCCCGAGGCATACGCCCTGACCTATGTCGACTTCGTCTCGCTGGCGAAGGGCTATGGCAAGATGGGCGGTCTGGATCGCGTGGCGACCGTGATCAACGCCATCCGTGCCGACCGGCCCGAGGCGCTGTTGCTGGATGGCGGCGATACCTGGCACGGCTCCTACACCTGCCTGAAGACGCAGGCGCAGGACATGGTCAACGTGATGAACGCGCTGAAGCCGGATGCGATGACCAGCCACTGGGAATTCACCCTTGGCATCGATCGTGTGACCGAGATTGTGGACACGCTCGACTTCCCGTTCCTCGGCGCGAACATTTTCGACAATGAGTGGGATGAGCCCGCCTACGAACCCTATCAAATGTTCGAGCGGGGCGGGGCCAAGGTGGCCGTGATCGGGCAGGCATTCCCCTACATGCCGATCGCGAACCCCGGCTGGATGTTCCCCGGTCTTTCCTTCGGTGTGCGCGAGGACCGCATGCGCGAGGTCGTTCAGGAGGTTCGCGATGCCGGTGCCGATCTGGTCGTCGTGTTGTCGCATAACGGCTTCGACGTGGACCGCAAGATGGCGAGCCAGGTGCAGGGGATCGATGTGATCCTGACGGGCCACACCCATGACGCACTGCCCGAACCGGTGCTGGTCGGCGACACGATGCTGATTGCGAGCGGTTCGAACGGCAAGTTCGTGACCCGCCTCGATCTCGACGTTCAGAACGGGCAGATGATGGGCTTCCGCCACAAGCTGATCCCGATCTTCTCGGACGTGATCGAGCCAGACAGGGATGTTGCAACCATCATCGATGCGGAGCGCGCACCCTTCAAGGCGGAACTGGAAGAGGTGCTGGGCACGACCGACAGCCTGCTTTACCGCCGCGGCAACTTCAACGGGACGTGGGACGACCTGATCTGCAACGCGCTGATCGAGGAACGCGAGGCCGATATCGCGCTCTCGCCCGGCTTCCGCTGGGGGCCGAGCCTGGTGCCCGGCGCGCCCATCACGCGCGAAGACCTCTTCAACGCCACATCGATGACCTACCCCAATGCCTATCGTTCGGAAATGACGGGCGAGACGCTGCACATCATCATGGAAGACGTCGCCGACAACCTGTTCAACCCCGACCCCTACTACCAGCAGGGCGGTGACATGGTTCGGGTCGGTGGCATGGGCTACGACATCGACGTCTCCAAACCCCAGGGCAGCCGCATCACCAACATGACGCTTCTGAAGACGGGCGAACTGATCGACCCGGCGAAGACCTATGTCGTCTCCGGCTGGGCGAGCGTCAACGAAGGCACCGAAGGCCCGCCGATCTGGCAGGTCGTGGAAGACTACATCAAGCGCAAGGGTACCGTGACCGTCGACCCCAACAAGTCGGTCAAGGTCAGCGGGGCCTGA
- the soxC gene encoding sulfite dehydrogenase yields the protein MTDQSRPATTRRGFLKAGLATGGAIAAGSAARAAQEPDPLITEVQPWAQGLGEGVDAVPYGLPIEYEADVVRRNVPWLTADVISSINFTPIHALDGTITPQGCAFERHHSGAIELRKEDYRLMINGLVDQPLIFTYEDLERFPRVNHTYFLECAANTGMEWAGAQLNGAQFTHGMIHNMEYSGVPLRTLLEEAGVKTEGKWVYVEGADASSNGRSIPLDKAMDDVLVAFKANGEALRKEHGYPVRLVVPGWEGNMWIKWLRRIEVTDQAIESREETSKYTDTLADGTSRKWTWVMDAKSVITSPSPQSPIKHGPGPLVITGLAWSGRGAIDRVDVTIDGGKNWQTARLAQPGQDKAISRFYLEIDWDGSEMLLQSRAIDSTGYVQPTKAQLRDVRGLNSIYHNNCIQTWWVKAGGEAENVEIS from the coding sequence ATGACCGACCAGTCCCGGCCCGCAACCACGCGGCGTGGATTCCTGAAGGCCGGCCTTGCCACCGGCGGCGCGATTGCCGCGGGCAGCGCTGCCCGTGCCGCGCAAGAACCCGACCCGCTGATCACCGAGGTTCAGCCTTGGGCGCAAGGCCTTGGCGAAGGCGTCGATGCGGTGCCCTATGGCCTGCCCATCGAGTACGAGGCCGACGTGGTTCGCCGCAACGTGCCGTGGCTGACGGCGGATGTGATCTCGTCCATCAACTTCACGCCCATCCATGCGCTGGACGGCACCATCACCCCGCAGGGCTGCGCGTTCGAACGCCACCATTCCGGCGCCATCGAGTTGCGCAAGGAAGACTATCGCCTGATGATCAACGGTCTGGTCGATCAGCCGCTGATCTTCACCTACGAGGATCTGGAGCGCTTCCCGCGGGTCAATCATACCTACTTCCTCGAATGCGCGGCCAATACCGGCATGGAATGGGCTGGTGCCCAGCTCAACGGCGCGCAATTCACCCATGGCATGATCCACAACATGGAATATTCTGGAGTGCCGCTGCGGACCCTGCTGGAAGAGGCCGGGGTGAAGACCGAGGGCAAGTGGGTCTATGTCGAGGGCGCGGATGCCTCGTCTAACGGCCGCTCGATCCCTTTGGACAAGGCGATGGACGATGTCCTCGTCGCCTTCAAGGCCAATGGCGAAGCGCTGCGCAAGGAACATGGCTATCCCGTCCGCCTCGTCGTGCCGGGCTGGGAAGGCAATATGTGGATCAAGTGGCTGCGCCGGATCGAAGTGACCGATCAGGCCATCGAAAGCCGCGAGGAAACCTCCAAATACACTGACACGCTGGCCGATGGCACCTCGCGGAAATGGACCTGGGTGATGGATGCCAAGTCCGTCATCACCAGCCCCAGCCCGCAATCGCCGATCAAGCACGGCCCCGGCCCACTGGTCATCACCGGGCTGGCGTGGTCCGGCCGTGGTGCCATCGACCGCGTGGATGTGACCATCGACGGCGGCAAGAACTGGCAGACCGCGCGTCTGGCCCAGCCGGGTCAGGACAAGGCGATTTCGCGCTTCTACCTTGAAATCGACTGGGACGGGTCGGAAATGCTGCTGCAAAGCCGCGCTATCGACAGCACCGGTTATGTCCAGCCGACCAAGGCGCAACTGCGCGACGTGCGCGGGCTGAACTCGATCTATCACAACAACTGTATCCAGACCTGGTGGGTGAAGGCCGGCGGGGAGGCTGAGAATGTCGAAATTTCGTAA
- a CDS encoding c-type cytochrome: MSKFRNLVIGTALVSTLSAAPAFAEKFGLGRPALPEEVAAWNVDVAPDGTGLPAGSGSVEDGEWLFSENCAVCHGEFAEGVDNWPKLAGGDDTLDHDDPLKTVGSYWPYLSTVWDYVHRSMPFGGAQTLEPDEVYAIVAYILYSNYIVEDDFVLSNENFLDVVMPNADGFIIDDRAETEYPQFSQQPCMTDCKESVQITMRAAVLDVTPEEVTENEAEAAAELKAAADAQDTAPIMMPDPMLVSAGEKVFKQCKSCHQIGENASHKVGPVLNGVVGRAAAQADGFKYSPALQNAGEEGLIWDHDTLDAYLESPRAVVQRGRMSFQGLRSEEDREAVIAYLRTFN, translated from the coding sequence ATGTCGAAATTTCGTAATCTGGTTATCGGAACGGCGCTGGTCTCGACCCTGTCGGCCGCCCCTGCATTTGCCGAGAAATTCGGGCTGGGCCGTCCCGCCCTGCCCGAGGAAGTCGCCGCGTGGAACGTCGATGTGGCACCCGATGGAACCGGCCTGCCGGCGGGCTCCGGCTCGGTCGAGGATGGCGAATGGCTCTTTTCGGAAAACTGTGCGGTCTGCCACGGCGAATTCGCCGAGGGTGTGGACAACTGGCCCAAGCTGGCCGGGGGTGACGACACACTTGACCACGACGATCCACTGAAGACGGTCGGATCCTACTGGCCCTACCTGTCGACGGTCTGGGACTATGTCCACCGTTCGATGCCGTTCGGCGGCGCGCAGACGCTGGAGCCTGACGAGGTCTATGCCATCGTGGCCTACATCCTTTACTCCAACTACATCGTGGAAGACGACTTCGTCCTGTCGAACGAGAACTTCCTCGACGTGGTGATGCCCAATGCCGACGGCTTCATCATCGATGACCGGGCCGAGACCGAGTATCCGCAGTTCAGCCAGCAGCCCTGCATGACCGACTGCAAGGAAAGCGTGCAGATCACCATGCGCGCGGCCGTTCTGGATGTGACCCCCGAAGAGGTGACCGAGAACGAGGCCGAAGCGGCAGCAGAGTTGAAGGCCGCGGCGGATGCGCAGGACACCGCGCCGATCATGATGCCCGACCCGATGCTGGTGTCTGCGGGTGAGAAGGTGTTCAAGCAGTGCAAGTCCTGCCATCAGATCGGCGAGAACGCCTCCCACAAGGTGGGGCCGGTCCTGAATGGTGTCGTGGGACGCGCCGCCGCGCAGGCCGATGGATTCAAGTATTCGCCTGCTTTGCAGAACGCGGGGGAAGAAGGTCTGATCTGGGATCACGATACGCTTGACGCCTATCTCGAAAGCCCGCGGGCGGTGGTGCAACGGGGCCGGATGTCGTTCCAGGGCCTGCGCTCGGAAGAAGACCGGGAAGCGGTAATCGCCTATCTGCGCACCTTCAACTGA
- a CDS encoding thioredoxin family protein → MLTRRHLLAGGAALALVRPAWAEAILGDDGLHKQDWFLDSFLELGDDLNTAAAGDKGLIVLFEQAGCPYCRELHRVNFARPEIRDYLIAHFDVVQLDMWGSRAVLDFDGEELEERALAAKWGVNFTPTTVLFPSVSAGAADRAAAEAFRLPGYLKPFHYLSALEYVSTGAYRDQPFQRFLQDKFATLRAQGIDPDVW, encoded by the coding sequence ATGCTGACACGCCGCCATCTTCTGGCGGGGGGAGCGGCGCTTGCGCTGGTCCGCCCCGCCTGGGCCGAGGCGATCCTCGGCGACGACGGTCTTCACAAGCAGGACTGGTTTCTCGACAGTTTCCTTGAACTCGGCGATGACCTGAACACCGCCGCGGCAGGGGACAAGGGGCTGATCGTGCTGTTCGAACAGGCAGGCTGCCCCTATTGCCGCGAACTGCACCGCGTGAATTTCGCCCGGCCGGAGATCAGGGACTACCTGATCGCGCATTTCGATGTCGTGCAACTCGACATGTGGGGCTCCCGCGCGGTTCTGGATTTCGATGGCGAGGAACTGGAAGAGCGCGCGCTTGCCGCGAAATGGGGTGTGAATTTCACGCCGACGACCGTGCTGTTCCCCTCGGTCAGCGCAGGCGCAGCCGATCGCGCGGCGGCGGAGGCGTTCCGCCTGCCGGGATATCTGAAGCCGTTCCACTACCTGTCGGCGCTGGAATATGTCAGCACCGGCGCCTATCGGGACCAGCCGTTCCAGCGATTCCTGCAGGACAAGTTCGCAACCCTGCGTGCACAGGGAATCGACCCCGACGTGTGGTAG
- a CDS encoding methyl-accepting chemotaxis protein gives MKIEDEIRPWSNDRKARGQDVHKLISGKLHDALMTAYTVVDPNIRALPEDLFEVESRKFKHIATGDFSPEYFRIQEDLAKNIADQISFAKYLEGYGYYASGLVAALSAATKGKRESARAELFQSLLLSIFADVAVAMQQFFERDAKADIEAMDILGTAMKALASGNLAHRIGDDVPAKIAGTRQDFNEAMEAIEGVIGGIGNNAEEVGNGTHEIARAVEDLSRRTENQAAALEETAASLSEITETVKRTSIGAREATGAASAASEMVTQSSTIMDSAEKAMTEISASSAEIAKILTVIDEISVQTNLLALNATVEAARAGDAGKGFAVVASEVRALAHRSANEAKSIRGLIGSSTQHVENGVKIISDVSEALDRTADKVSEIDRLLREIAVSAEEEASGIEQINVAVADMDNMTQQNAAMVEQTLAAAVTLRDGSDRLKALVRELCADGYDQGTTVSFARAG, from the coding sequence ATGAAGATCGAAGACGAAATCCGCCCTTGGTCGAACGATCGGAAAGCGCGGGGGCAGGACGTCCACAAGCTCATTTCGGGCAAACTCCACGATGCGCTGATGACGGCCTATACTGTCGTGGACCCCAATATCCGCGCGCTGCCGGAGGACCTTTTCGAGGTTGAAAGCCGGAAATTCAAGCATATCGCGACCGGGGACTTCTCGCCCGAATACTTCCGGATTCAGGAAGACCTCGCCAAGAATATCGCCGATCAGATCAGTTTCGCGAAGTACCTCGAAGGTTACGGCTACTATGCCAGCGGGCTGGTCGCAGCGTTGAGTGCCGCCACGAAAGGCAAACGCGAATCTGCCCGTGCAGAGCTGTTCCAAAGCCTGCTTCTTTCGATCTTCGCCGATGTTGCCGTCGCGATGCAGCAGTTCTTCGAGCGTGACGCCAAGGCCGATATCGAAGCGATGGACATCCTCGGCACGGCAATGAAGGCGCTGGCGTCGGGCAATCTTGCCCACCGGATCGGGGACGATGTGCCGGCAAAGATCGCGGGCACCCGGCAGGACTTCAACGAAGCCATGGAAGCGATCGAAGGTGTGATCGGCGGCATCGGCAACAACGCAGAGGAAGTCGGCAACGGCACCCATGAGATCGCCCGCGCGGTGGAGGACCTCTCGCGCAGGACCGAAAACCAGGCCGCCGCGCTGGAAGAAACCGCCGCCTCGCTGTCGGAAATCACCGAAACGGTCAAGCGCACCTCGATCGGCGCGCGAGAGGCGACCGGCGCCGCATCGGCCGCCAGCGAAATGGTCACGCAATCCAGCACGATCATGGATTCCGCCGAAAAGGCGATGACCGAGATTTCCGCCAGTTCGGCCGAGATCGCCAAGATCCTGACCGTTATTGACGAAATCTCGGTTCAGACGAATCTTCTGGCGCTTAACGCCACGGTCGAGGCTGCCCGCGCAGGTGACGCTGGCAAGGGCTTTGCCGTCGTGGCGTCGGAAGTGCGCGCACTGGCCCACCGGTCCGCGAATGAGGCCAAGTCGATTCGGGGGCTGATCGGCTCCAGCACGCAGCATGTGGAAAACGGCGTGAAGATCATCTCCGATGTCAGCGAGGCGCTGGATCGCACCGCCGACAAGGTTTCCGAAATCGACCGGCTGCTGCGGGAAATCGCCGTCTCGGCCGAGGAGGAGGCCAGCGGGATCGAACAGATCAACGTGGCCGTCGCCGACATGGACAACATGACCCAGCAAAACGCCGCGATGGTCGAACAGACGCTGGCCGCTGCCGTCACGCTACGCGACGGGTCGGACCGGCTGAAGGCCCTGGTCAGAGAGTTGTGCGCCGACGGATACGATCAGGGCACCACCGTCAGCTTCGCCCGCGCGGGATAG
- a CDS encoding CHAT domain-containing protein — MVRVLLIASIVLLGISSARAQDLATEWSAGNAAAVQAYRDGDYTTALDLARQMLVLAEAAFGPEHPDTLRSVNNLAVLYQSTGRYEDAEPLFRRVLEAQERVLGPEHSDTLISANNLAAYYEATGRYEEAKPLFRRVLETRERVLGPEHSDTLMSVNNLAFLYLRTGRYGDAEVLFRRALEAQERVLGPEHSDTLVSVINLATLYEATGRYGEAEPLFRRALEASERVLGQEHPFTLSSGRSLAGLYQATGRYGDAEVLFRRALEARERVLGPEHPETIGSVHSLAGLYQATGRYGEAEPLYRRALEAFERVLGPEHPDTLGIVNNLALFYQATGRYGEAEPLFRRALEAFERALGPEHPDTLTSVNNLAALYQATGRYGEAEPLYRRALEARERVLGPEHPDTLTSVNNLAFLYHPTGRYGEAEPLFRRALEAFERALGPEHPDTLTSVNNLAGLYEATGRYEDAEPLYRRALEARERVLGPEHPDTLTSVNNLAGLYEATGRYGEAEPLYRRAKEAFERVLGSEHPVTLRSVNNLAGHYAATGRYGEAEPLYRRALEASERVLGPEHPNTLTIVNSLAALRIAQGRPAEAAAILEQGVIASGRWAGQEADSASGAGQRRAALERAGTSAAAALALAAQAPSAETADLAALVVLNRKGLAGEREAALLRLARSAETEEARRIATELLVARRNLTAAFRQVAFGDGGAAAEQIFQLATERVDGLERDLALADPTYRAPRDITAEAVTASLPPGAALIDYTLFTPYDFETRIWAEDRHVGAVVLRPGATAVFVDLGPLAEIQPAIENLGATLGMGDRGKIAGMTLHRALLAPLDAHIAGAETLFISPAGPLGLIPFDMLRTSPSDQSTLAASGPAIRLLATGRALVAKAPEVTGQGLVAFGAIDYEQAGGSTSTSADTAETLLALVERARASDVASMIQAGGQQDFAPLAHTAVEIDAIARIWREAGGDTADLYIGANAREARLTSLTTAPRALHLATHGFVKETEAAGARAALLTGIALAGANRMAETETSSASGDGVLFGYEIEPLDLARTELVVVSACETGLGRVDTTEGVYSLARGFRLAGAGAVLVTLKQIDDALTADFMADFYQAWLSTPGTTPTQALKFTKQNWAKSSDPRRSRSSTWAAFILIENRV, encoded by the coding sequence ATGGTAAGAGTTCTGCTGATTGCCAGCATCGTCCTGTTGGGGATTTCGTCGGCCCGAGCTCAGGACCTGGCGACCGAGTGGTCCGCCGGAAACGCGGCTGCTGTGCAGGCTTACCGCGATGGTGACTACACCACAGCGCTGGACCTTGCCCGGCAGATGCTTGTTCTGGCGGAAGCGGCGTTCGGGCCGGAGCATCCCGATACCCTTCGGAGCGTGAACAACCTTGCGGTTCTCTATCAGAGCACCGGTCGCTACGAGGACGCGGAGCCGCTCTTTCGCCGCGTGCTGGAGGCCCAGGAGCGCGTGCTCGGGCCGGAGCATTCCGATACCCTGATCAGCGCGAACAACCTTGCGGCTTACTATGAGGCCACCGGTCGCTACGAAGAAGCGAAGCCTCTCTTTCGCCGCGTGCTGGAGACCCGCGAGCGCGTGCTCGGGCCGGAGCATTCCGATACGCTCATGAGCGTGAACAACCTCGCGTTTCTCTACTTAAGAACCGGTCGCTACGGGGACGCGGAGGTGCTCTTTCGCCGCGCGCTGGAGGCCCAGGAGCGCGTGCTCGGGCCGGAACATTCCGATACTCTGGTCAGCGTGATCAACCTCGCGACTCTCTATGAGGCCACCGGTCGCTACGGGGAGGCGGAGCCGCTCTTCCGCCGCGCGCTGGAGGCGTCCGAGCGCGTGCTCGGGCAGGAGCATCCCTTTACCCTGAGCAGCGGAAGGAGCCTCGCGGGTCTCTATCAGGCCACCGGGCGCTACGGGGACGCGGAGGTGCTCTTTCGCCGCGCGCTGGAGGCCCGCGAGCGCGTGCTCGGGCCGGAGCATCCCGAAACCATCGGGAGTGTGCACAGCCTCGCGGGTCTCTATCAGGCCACCGGTCGCTACGGGGAGGCAGAGCCGCTCTATCGCCGCGCACTGGAGGCGTTCGAGCGCGTGCTCGGACCGGAGCATCCCGATACCCTGGGCATCGTGAACAACCTCGCGTTGTTCTATCAGGCCACCGGTCGCTACGGGGAGGCAGAGCCGCTCTTTCGCCGCGCGCTGGAGGCGTTCGAGCGGGCGCTCGGGCCGGAGCATCCCGATACCCTGACCAGCGTGAACAACCTCGCGGCTCTCTATCAGGCCACCGGTCGCTACGGGGAGGCAGAGCCGCTCTATCGCCGCGCGCTGGAGGCGCGCGAGCGCGTGCTCGGGCCGGAGCATCCCGATACCCTGACCAGCGTGAACAACCTCGCGTTTCTCTATCACCCCACCGGTCGCTACGGGGAGGCAGAGCCGCTCTTTCGCCGCGCGCTGGAGGCGTTCGAGCGGGCGCTCGGGCCGGAGCATCCCGATACCCTGACCAGCGTGAACAACCTCGCGGGTCTCTATGAGGCCACCGGTCGCTACGAGGACGCGGAGCCGCTCTATCGCCGGGCGCTGGAGGCCCGCGAACGCGTGCTCGGGCCGGAGCATCCCGATACCCTGACCAGCGTGAACAACCTCGCGGGTCTCTATGAGGCCACCGGTCGCTACGGGGAGGCGGAGCCGCTCTATCGCCGCGCGAAGGAGGCGTTCGAACGCGTGCTCGGGTCAGAGCATCCCGTTACCCTGCGCAGCGTGAACAACCTCGCGGGTCACTATGCGGCCACCGGTCGCTACGGGGAAGCGGAGCCGCTCTACCGCCGCGCGCTGGAGGCGTCCGAGCGGGTGCTCGGGCCGGAACATCCCAATACGCTGACCATCGTGAACAGCCTTGCCGCGCTTCGGATCGCGCAGGGCAGACCTGCCGAGGCTGCAGCGATCCTTGAGCAGGGTGTTATTGCCTCCGGTCGTTGGGCCGGGCAGGAGGCCGATTCCGCGTCCGGGGCGGGGCAGCGGCGCGCGGCGCTGGAGCGGGCGGGAACGTCGGCTGCTGCAGCCCTGGCGCTGGCGGCGCAGGCGCCGTCGGCTGAAACGGCGGACCTGGCGGCGCTGGTGGTCTTGAACCGCAAGGGGTTGGCCGGGGAGCGGGAGGCGGCGCTCCTTAGGCTTGCCCGGTCGGCCGAGACCGAGGAAGCGCGGCGGATCGCGACGGAACTGCTGGTCGCGCGGCGAAATCTGACCGCAGCTTTTCGGCAAGTCGCCTTCGGCGACGGCGGGGCGGCCGCCGAGCAGATCTTCCAGCTGGCGACCGAGCGCGTGGACGGGCTGGAACGGGATCTCGCGCTTGCCGATCCGACCTACCGCGCCCCCCGTGACATCACCGCCGAGGCGGTCACGGCGTCGCTGCCGCCGGGCGCGGCGCTGATCGACTACACGCTCTTCACACCCTATGATTTCGAAACGCGCATCTGGGCAGAGGACCGACATGTGGGCGCGGTGGTTCTGCGCCCGGGCGCGACGGCGGTGTTCGTTGACCTCGGGCCACTGGCCGAGATCCAGCCTGCAATCGAGAATCTGGGCGCGACGCTCGGCATGGGGGACCGGGGCAAGATCGCCGGGATGACGCTGCATCGGGCGCTGCTGGCGCCGCTCGACGCGCATATCGCCGGAGCGGAGACCCTCTTCATCTCGCCCGCGGGCCCGCTCGGGCTGATCCCCTTCGACATGCTGCGGACATCGCCGTCGGACCAGTCGACCCTGGCCGCCTCCGGTCCCGCGATCAGGCTTCTGGCCACCGGCCGGGCCTTGGTTGCCAAGGCGCCCGAAGTGACGGGACAGGGTCTCGTCGCCTTTGGCGCCATCGACTATGAGCAGGCGGGTGGCAGCACGTCGACATCCGCGGACACAGCTGAGACGCTTCTGGCGCTCGTCGAACGAGCCCGGGCATCGGACGTCGCTTCCATGATCCAGGCGGGCGGGCAGCAGGACTTCGCTCCGTTGGCGCATACGGCTGTGGAGATCGACGCCATCGCACGGATCTGGCGCGAGGCGGGCGGCGACACGGCGGACCTCTACATCGGCGCGAACGCCCGGGAAGCGCGTCTGACCTCACTGACCACCGCCCCCAGAGCGCTGCACCTCGCCACCCATGGCTTCGTCAAGGAGACGGAAGCGGCGGGCGCGCGCGCGGCGCTGCTGACGGGCATCGCACTGGCCGGCGCCAATCGGATGGCTGAGACGGAGACCAGTAGTGCCAGTGGTGACGGCGTCCTCTTCGGCTACGAGATCGAACCCCTGGACCTGGCGCGAACCGAGCTGGTGGTGGTCTCGGCCTGCGAGACGGGCCTTGGCCGGGTCGATACGACCGAGGGTGTCTACAGCTTGGCGCGCGGCTTTCGGCTGGCGGGCGCAGGCGCGGTGTTGGTGACGCTGAAGCAGATCGACGATGCGCTGACGGCGGATTTCATGGCGGACTTCTACCAGGCTTGGCTCAGCACTCCGGGAACCACGCCCACGCAGGCGCTCAAATTCACCAAGCAGAATTGGGCCAAGAGTTCCGATCCCCGCCGGAGCCGCTCCAGCACCTGGGCCGCCTTCATTCTCATCGAAAACAGGGTGTGA